A part of Nerophis lumbriciformis linkage group LG25, RoL_Nlum_v2.1, whole genome shotgun sequence genomic DNA contains:
- the tmem131l gene encoding transmembrane protein 131-like isoform X1: protein MTTPRGRGRFLLLLLLPAAAVAAVAACREKEAPRLRRWRNTRRDTSMAGPQDFHQGSYCHRKTWINVLLGILQLLLPCVQHGGAQRQALSQMSTSVVEVWQPEEADTLVSLQVDKGPRKDGLPLEESSSLYNMENGRPLHFQPAALEFGNQLLGLPRAETIYIHNPSPEVPVTLLSMFTSSRHFHIPSFHRRVIPPRAKTSFKLIFLPSEEGNVENTLFINTSAHGLLSYQVFGVGVHQGSLKSVQRKDSLLIFPHIQSIKLTQTQEDVSNITILGLLLECSLPKSFFINPQGSCLQSDEHLSLQINLSARGDQPADLDKLKPYVIEHILLLLVVPAAGQAALEPKIGVHMQNSGSKRLYVKDMQVLSKMDANLQFNRVLLRSEAKNFTEVATLTCRGSMPGQGSKCVSHISLRVLGNQTTHNFAGLHITHRWSTEDLSSLFQVKQKTTEQVELWLTNPFVLPLTVTGASLSQKLHGVMKVVNFHSPLTVPQGCWHILSLKLFSRMLPTSPSFTLSLYTKLGATMHIPLYFHATPAKQGDLVFESEGECLRPCPVKLSETGRSEWQRTLLPDFSRSSWAVDNKLVAELCSRWQNHDDKLPCRWPRLTVETSSPLDFGATPINESKVKTFLLKNPSSSVVFVEIQILSLYPSPLGALDLLTKWFNISPFAVNISTAEFSLLPATPKASENMEALRGEGVLRLLLQPWESREVAVVFTPSEHKPTTTILVIRNNLTVFDMVAVKGHGAKELLRVGGKLPGPGASLRFNVPQSTLMECRDGLRHNKPLFAIRKTFKVENAGELPLTVVSMNVNGYKCQGFGFEVLQCDSFSLEHNTSSEITIAFTPDFTSSWVIRDLVLVTSRGTSFPFTLNVTLPHHMLPLCAQVVPGPSWEESFWVVTLIFTCVSLFGVCLMAFHQAQYILTEFSMPAIRNNHTSTLSRDNGPVNNITPNGVNKTKGSCKSYVDTCHTSDKGKGRGSPALSNSPAQRPQSSKKGSSGTTSQPQKKHKVSLYYSNYKPSAATAAAPDDDHEDLLPEPPLTPDSDICNNNRPAFMDSETVDKKVDFKVPMEDKVPAAVRFPMEMPAGFPENVRLSPGPRPGLLVCKPVEMSHIARYEPTVVLCEQRASADIELREDGKVLKKKSANADTASSNNNNNKGKRSRRKTESVSSAPEQKVQALPEREREPDWNTAGRNLPMSRNRNRCCNAPTSETPKPGQCADNSARQNGGQSFHTGMAAKGAGPCPARSRRKCATDRRGGAMCESGSDSGSSSGSVRASRGSWGSWSSASSMEGDKEGRHACTTSARKRDSVQHSIYTAERDSCQAVNANYKVLSAYRKDQCQSPDPAAFSFAPSFAAVAAGVERNADLTGHYLPEETWSAPSVPLTNEFRYNTPEVLPFIPQPTSPRSYNGFAWRSANSPYMYCEEGNYIGPAGNAPFSGGFTQQEVQNVPGSQASWSEQHPQESPSTWESAACVGTKPYFSGTRSLSPMSSLFGSIWTPQSSPYHPSHYQHERSAPMSPVTPPHSPLGREAEATCNGGAGIQYSSFNPFGPHMNLDIWNSSSNRSSNSQLSNDSGYCGDV from the exons CTCCTCTCTATATAACATGGAGAATGGGAGGCCGTTGCATTTTCAGCCTGCAgcgttagagttcggaaatca GCTGCTGGGGCTGCCGAGAGCTGAaaccatatatatacacaaccccAGCCCGGAAGTTCCTGTGACGCTACTGTCAATGTTTACATCCAGCAGGCACTTTCACATACCATCCTTTCACAGAAGG gTGATCCCACCCAGAGCGAAAACATCTTTTAAACTAATTTTCCTCCCATCCGAGGAGGGCAACGTAGAAAACACGTTATTTATAAACACGTCAGCTCACGGGCTGCTTTCATATCAG GTCTTTGGTGTGGGAGTTCACCAGGGCTCATTAAAGTCTGTCCAAAGAAAGGACAGCCTGCTAATATTCCCTCACATCCAGAGCATTAAGTTGACCCAAACTCAG GAAGATGTGTCCAACATCACCATACTGGGTCTACTCCTGGAGTGCAGCCTACCGAAGAGTTTTTTCATCAATCCTCAG GGGTCCTGCCTCCAGAGTGACGAGCACCTCAGCCTGCAGATTAATCTGTCGGCTCGTGGTGACCAGCCTGCTGACCTGGACAAGCTCAAGCCTTACGTCATTGAGCACATCTTGCTGCTGCTGGTGGTCCCTGCTGCTGGACAGGCTGCATTAG AACCAAAAATAGGAGTTCATATGCAAAATTCCGGAAGCAAAAGACTCTACGTTAAG GACATGCAGGTTCTATCCAAAATGGATGCCAATCTGCAATTTAACAGAGTTCTTCTGAGATCGGAAGCAAAGAACTTCACAGAAGTGGCGACCCTCACTTGCAGAG GTTCAATGCCAGGTCAAGGAAGCAAATGTGTCAGTCATATCAGTTTAAGAGTCTTGGGGAACCAGACAACCCACAACTTTGCTGGATTACATATCACGCACAG GTGGAGCACAGAGGACCTGTCCAGCCTTTTCCAAGTGAAACAGAAAACGACAGAGCAGGTGGAACTGTGGCTGACAAACCCCTTCGTTTTGCCGCTCACGGTGACGGGTGCAAGCCTTTCACAGAAGCTGCATGGCGTTATGAAG GTGGTGAACTTCCACAGCCCGCTGACCGTTCCCCAGGGCTGCTGGCATATTCTGTCCCTCAAACTCTTCAGCCGGATGCTGCCCACCAGTCCCTCATTCACGCTCAGTTTATACACCAAGCTGGGCGCCACCATGCACATTCCTCTTTACTTCCACGCCACTCCTGCCAag CAGGGAGATTTGGTGTTTGAGTCGGAAGGGGAGTGTCTGCGTCCTTGCCCGGTCAAGTTGTCCGAAACAG GTCGCTCAGAGTGGCAGCGCACGCTCCTGCCAGACTTCTCTCGTTCATCCTGGGCGGTGGACAACAAGCTGGTGGCGGAGCTCTGCTCTCGGTGGCAGAACCACGATGACAAACTACCTTGCAG ATGGCCCAGACTCACTGTGGAGACGTCGTCCCCCCTTGATTTTGGTGCTACGCCCATCAATGAAAGCAAG GTAAAAACGTTTCTGCTGAAGAACCCTTCTTCCTCTGTGGTTTTTGTGGAGATCCAGATTCTCTCCCTGTATCCCTCTCCACTGGGGGCTCTGGACCTCCTCACCAAATG GTTTAATATTAGCCCCTTCGCGGTCAATATCAGCACTGCAGAGTTCTCCCTGTTACCTGCGACCCCCAAG GCGAGTGAGAACATGGAGGCCCTGAGAGGGGAGGGGGTCCTGCGTCTGCTGCTGCAGCCGTGGGAGTCCCGAGAGGTCGCCGTTGTTTTTACTCCCTCTGAACACAAACCCACCACCACCATCCTGGTCATCAG GAACAATCTGACCGTGTTTGACATGGTGGCGGTGAAGGGTCACGGCGCCAAAGAGCTTCTCAGAGTCGGGGGCAAACTACCCGGGCCGGGGGCCTCCTTGCGCTTCAATGTCCCTCAGTCCACCTTGATGGAGTGTCGAGACG GTCTGCGCCACAACAAGCCGCTCTTCGCCATCCGCAAGACGTTCAAGGTGGAGAACGCCGGAGAGCTGCCGCTAACCGTCGTGTCCATGAACGTCAACGGTTACAAGTGTCAGGGCTTTGGCTTCGAGGTGCTGCAGTGTGACTCCTTCAGCCTGGAGCACAACACCTCGTCTGAGATCACCATAGC GTTCACTCCCGACTTCACTTCCTCCTGGGTCATCCGGGACCTTGTCCTTGTGACGTCGCGCGGCACCTCCTTCCCGTTCACTCTTAATGTGACGCTGCCGCACCACATGTTGCCCCTGTGCGCTCAGGTGGTCCCTGGCCCCAGCTGGGAGGAGTCCTTCTGGGTGGTCACGCTCATCTTCACCTG CGTGTCTTTGTTTGGTGTATGTCTGATGGCCTTCCATCAAGCCCAGTACATCCTTACCGAGTTCTCCATGCCTGCTATAAGAAACAACCACACCTCCACCCTGTCCCGGGACAACGGCCCCGTTAATAACATCACACCCAATGGCGTAAA TAAAACCAAGGGTAGTTGTAAGAGCTACGTGGACACCTGCCACACCTCTGACAAAGGAAAGGGGCGTGGCTCCCCGGCTTTGTCCAACAGCCCCGCCCAGCGTCCTCAGTCCTCCAAGAAGGGCTCTTCCGGCACCACCTCCCAGCCCCAAAAGAAGCACAAGGTTTCGCTATATTACAGCAACTACAAGCCCAGTGCAGCCACGGCAGCGGCACCGGACGACGACCACGAGGACCTGTTGCCGGAGCCGCCCCTGACCCCGGACTCCGACATCTGCAACAACAACAGACCAGCGTTCATGGACAGCGAGACAGTGGATAAAAAAGTGGACTTTAAAGTACCCATGGAGGATAAAGTGCCAGCAGCTGTTAGGTTTCCCATGGAAATGCCTGCTGGTTTTCCCGAAAACGTCCGGCTCAGTCCAGGACCTCGACCAGGCCTGCTGGTGTGCAAACCTGTGGAGATGAGTCACATCGCGCGCTACGAGCCCACCGTTGTCCTCTGTGAACAACGGGCCAGCGCCGATATAGAG TTAAGGGAAGATGGCAAAGTCCTGAAAAAGAAATCAGCAAATGCCGATACAgcaagtagtaataataacaataataagggaAAGAGGAGTCGCAGGAAGACTGAAAGTGTCTCAAG CGCTCCTGAACAAAAAGTTCAAGCACTTCCAGAAAGAGAGCGAGAACCCGACTGGAACACGGCGGGCCGTAACCTGCCGATGTCCCGCAACCGGAACCGCTGCTGCAACGCCCCCACGTCTGAGACGCCAAAGCCCGGACAGTGTGCCGACAACTCTGCCAGACAAAATGGTGGGCAGTCATTTCACACAGGCATGGCGGCTAAAGGAG CAGGCCCGTGTCCCGCCCGCAGTCGCCGAAAGTGCGCCACAGACCGGCGCGGCGGGGCAATGTGCGAGTCGGGCTCGGACTCGGGCAGCTCCTCAGGCAGCGTGAGGGCCAGCAGGGGGAGCTGGGGCAGCTGGAGCAGTGCCAGTAGCATGGAGGGAGACAAGGAGGGCAGACACGCCTGCACTACCTCAGCTAGAAAAA GGGACTCAGTGCAGCACAGCATCTACACAGCAGAGCGAGACTCCTGCCAGGCTGTTAACGCCAACTACAAAGTCCTCAG TGCTTACCGCAAAGATCAGTGCCAAAGTCCAGATCCCGCAGCATTCAGCTTCGCTCCGAGCTTCGCCGCCGTCGCCGCAGGAGTGGAGCGTAACGCGG ACCTGACAGGTCACTACCTGCCTGAGGAGACGTGGTCGGCCCCCTCTGTGCCGCTCACCAACGAGTTCAGATACAACACCCCTGAAGTGCTGCCCTTCATCCCTCAGCCGACGTCGCCCAGGTCGTACAACGG GTTTGCATGGAGAAGCGCCAACAGTCCCTACATGTACTGCGAGGAAGGAAACTACATTG GTCCTGCAGGAAATGCACCTTTCTCGGGAGGTTTCACGCAGCAGGAGGTCCAAAACGTCCCCGGCAGTCAGGCCAGCTGGAGCGAGCAGCATCCCCAAGAGTCGCCTTCCACTTGGGAATCTGCGGCCTGTGTTGGCACCAAG CCGTACTTCTCAGGCACCCGCAGCCTGTCACCCATGTCCAGCCTCTTCGGCTCCATCTGGACGCCGCAGAGCTCCCCGTACCACCCCAGCCACTACCAGCACGAGCGCTCGGCCCCCATGTCGCCCGTCACGCCGCCTCACTCCCCCCTGGGGCGCGAGGCGGAGGCGACATGCAACGGGGGTGCCGGCATCCAGTACTCCAGCTTCAATCCATTCGGCCCTCACATGAACTTGGACATTTGGAACTCCTCCTCCAACCGCAGCTCCAACTCGCAGCTCTCCAACGACTCGGGATACTGCGGCGACGTTTGA
- the tmem131l gene encoding transmembrane protein 131-like isoform X3, with protein MTTPRGRGRFLLLLLLPAAAVAAVAACREKEAPRLRRWRNTRRDTSMAGPQDFHQGSYCHRKTWINVLLGILQLLLPCVQHGGAQRQALSQMSTSVVEVWQPEEADTLVSLQVDKGPRKDGLPLEESSSLYNMENGRPLHFQPAALEFGNQLLGLPRAETIYIHNPSPEVPVTLLSMFTSSRHFHIPSFHRRVIPPRAKTSFKLIFLPSEEGNVENTLFINTSAHGLLSYQVFGVGVHQGSLKSVQRKDSLLIFPHIQSIKLTQTQEDVSNITILGLLLECSLPKSFFINPQGSCLQSDEHLSLQINLSARGDQPADLDKLKPYVIEHILLLLVVPAAGQAALEPKIGVHMQNSGSKRLYVKDMQVLSKMDANLQFNRVLLRSEAKNFTEVATLTCRGSMPGQGSKCVSHISLRVLGNQTTHNFAGLHITHRWSTEDLSSLFQVKQKTTEQVELWLTNPFVLPLTVTGASLSQKLHGVMKVVNFHSPLTVPQGCWHILSLKLFSRMLPTSPSFTLSLYTKLGATMHIPLYFHATPAKQGDLVFESEGECLRPCPVKLSETGRSEWQRTLLPDFSRSSWAVDNKLVAELCSRWQNHDDKLPCRWPRLTVETSSPLDFGATPINESKVKTFLLKNPSSSVVFVEIQILSLYPSPLGALDLLTKWFNISPFAVNISTAEFSLLPATPKASENMEALRGEGVLRLLLQPWESREVAVVFTPSEHKPTTTILVIRNNLTVFDMVAVKGHGAKELLRVGGKLPGPGASLRFNVPQSTLMECRDGLRHNKPLFAIRKTFKVENAGELPLTVVSMNVNGYKCQGFGFEVLQCDSFSLEHNTSSEITIAFTPDFTSSWVIRDLVLVTSRGTSFPFTLNVTLPHHMLPLCAQVVPGPSWEESFWVVTLIFTCVSLFGVCLMAFHQAQYILTEFSMPAIRNNHTSTLSRDNGPVNNITPNGVNKTKGSCKSYVDTCHTSDKGKGRGSPALSNSPAQRPQSSKKGSSGTTSQPQKKHKVSLYYSNYKPSAATAAAPDDDHEDLLPEPPLTPDSDICNNNRPAFMDSETVDKKVDFKVPMEDKVPAAVRFPMEMPAGFPENVRLSPGPRPGLLVCKPVEMSHIARYEPTVVLCEQRASADIELREDGKVLKKKSANADTASSNNNNNKGKRSRRKTESVSSAPEQKVQALPEREREPDWNTAGRNLPMSRNRNRCCNAPTSETPKPGQCADNSARQNAGPCPARSRRKCATDRRGGAMCESGSDSGSSSGSVRASRGSWGSWSSASSMEGDKEGRHACTTSARKRDSVQHSIYTAERDSCQAVNANYKVLSAYRKDQCQSPDPAAFSFAPSFAAVAAGVERNADLTGHYLPEETWSAPSVPLTNEFRYNTPEVLPFIPQPTSPRSYNGFAWRSANSPYMYCEEGNYIGPAGNAPFSGGFTQQEVQNVPGSQASWSEQHPQESPSTWESAACVGTKPYFSGTRSLSPMSSLFGSIWTPQSSPYHPSHYQHERSAPMSPVTPPHSPLGREAEATCNGGAGIQYSSFNPFGPHMNLDIWNSSSNRSSNSQLSNDSGYCGDV; from the exons CTCCTCTCTATATAACATGGAGAATGGGAGGCCGTTGCATTTTCAGCCTGCAgcgttagagttcggaaatca GCTGCTGGGGCTGCCGAGAGCTGAaaccatatatatacacaaccccAGCCCGGAAGTTCCTGTGACGCTACTGTCAATGTTTACATCCAGCAGGCACTTTCACATACCATCCTTTCACAGAAGG gTGATCCCACCCAGAGCGAAAACATCTTTTAAACTAATTTTCCTCCCATCCGAGGAGGGCAACGTAGAAAACACGTTATTTATAAACACGTCAGCTCACGGGCTGCTTTCATATCAG GTCTTTGGTGTGGGAGTTCACCAGGGCTCATTAAAGTCTGTCCAAAGAAAGGACAGCCTGCTAATATTCCCTCACATCCAGAGCATTAAGTTGACCCAAACTCAG GAAGATGTGTCCAACATCACCATACTGGGTCTACTCCTGGAGTGCAGCCTACCGAAGAGTTTTTTCATCAATCCTCAG GGGTCCTGCCTCCAGAGTGACGAGCACCTCAGCCTGCAGATTAATCTGTCGGCTCGTGGTGACCAGCCTGCTGACCTGGACAAGCTCAAGCCTTACGTCATTGAGCACATCTTGCTGCTGCTGGTGGTCCCTGCTGCTGGACAGGCTGCATTAG AACCAAAAATAGGAGTTCATATGCAAAATTCCGGAAGCAAAAGACTCTACGTTAAG GACATGCAGGTTCTATCCAAAATGGATGCCAATCTGCAATTTAACAGAGTTCTTCTGAGATCGGAAGCAAAGAACTTCACAGAAGTGGCGACCCTCACTTGCAGAG GTTCAATGCCAGGTCAAGGAAGCAAATGTGTCAGTCATATCAGTTTAAGAGTCTTGGGGAACCAGACAACCCACAACTTTGCTGGATTACATATCACGCACAG GTGGAGCACAGAGGACCTGTCCAGCCTTTTCCAAGTGAAACAGAAAACGACAGAGCAGGTGGAACTGTGGCTGACAAACCCCTTCGTTTTGCCGCTCACGGTGACGGGTGCAAGCCTTTCACAGAAGCTGCATGGCGTTATGAAG GTGGTGAACTTCCACAGCCCGCTGACCGTTCCCCAGGGCTGCTGGCATATTCTGTCCCTCAAACTCTTCAGCCGGATGCTGCCCACCAGTCCCTCATTCACGCTCAGTTTATACACCAAGCTGGGCGCCACCATGCACATTCCTCTTTACTTCCACGCCACTCCTGCCAag CAGGGAGATTTGGTGTTTGAGTCGGAAGGGGAGTGTCTGCGTCCTTGCCCGGTCAAGTTGTCCGAAACAG GTCGCTCAGAGTGGCAGCGCACGCTCCTGCCAGACTTCTCTCGTTCATCCTGGGCGGTGGACAACAAGCTGGTGGCGGAGCTCTGCTCTCGGTGGCAGAACCACGATGACAAACTACCTTGCAG ATGGCCCAGACTCACTGTGGAGACGTCGTCCCCCCTTGATTTTGGTGCTACGCCCATCAATGAAAGCAAG GTAAAAACGTTTCTGCTGAAGAACCCTTCTTCCTCTGTGGTTTTTGTGGAGATCCAGATTCTCTCCCTGTATCCCTCTCCACTGGGGGCTCTGGACCTCCTCACCAAATG GTTTAATATTAGCCCCTTCGCGGTCAATATCAGCACTGCAGAGTTCTCCCTGTTACCTGCGACCCCCAAG GCGAGTGAGAACATGGAGGCCCTGAGAGGGGAGGGGGTCCTGCGTCTGCTGCTGCAGCCGTGGGAGTCCCGAGAGGTCGCCGTTGTTTTTACTCCCTCTGAACACAAACCCACCACCACCATCCTGGTCATCAG GAACAATCTGACCGTGTTTGACATGGTGGCGGTGAAGGGTCACGGCGCCAAAGAGCTTCTCAGAGTCGGGGGCAAACTACCCGGGCCGGGGGCCTCCTTGCGCTTCAATGTCCCTCAGTCCACCTTGATGGAGTGTCGAGACG GTCTGCGCCACAACAAGCCGCTCTTCGCCATCCGCAAGACGTTCAAGGTGGAGAACGCCGGAGAGCTGCCGCTAACCGTCGTGTCCATGAACGTCAACGGTTACAAGTGTCAGGGCTTTGGCTTCGAGGTGCTGCAGTGTGACTCCTTCAGCCTGGAGCACAACACCTCGTCTGAGATCACCATAGC GTTCACTCCCGACTTCACTTCCTCCTGGGTCATCCGGGACCTTGTCCTTGTGACGTCGCGCGGCACCTCCTTCCCGTTCACTCTTAATGTGACGCTGCCGCACCACATGTTGCCCCTGTGCGCTCAGGTGGTCCCTGGCCCCAGCTGGGAGGAGTCCTTCTGGGTGGTCACGCTCATCTTCACCTG CGTGTCTTTGTTTGGTGTATGTCTGATGGCCTTCCATCAAGCCCAGTACATCCTTACCGAGTTCTCCATGCCTGCTATAAGAAACAACCACACCTCCACCCTGTCCCGGGACAACGGCCCCGTTAATAACATCACACCCAATGGCGTAAA TAAAACCAAGGGTAGTTGTAAGAGCTACGTGGACACCTGCCACACCTCTGACAAAGGAAAGGGGCGTGGCTCCCCGGCTTTGTCCAACAGCCCCGCCCAGCGTCCTCAGTCCTCCAAGAAGGGCTCTTCCGGCACCACCTCCCAGCCCCAAAAGAAGCACAAGGTTTCGCTATATTACAGCAACTACAAGCCCAGTGCAGCCACGGCAGCGGCACCGGACGACGACCACGAGGACCTGTTGCCGGAGCCGCCCCTGACCCCGGACTCCGACATCTGCAACAACAACAGACCAGCGTTCATGGACAGCGAGACAGTGGATAAAAAAGTGGACTTTAAAGTACCCATGGAGGATAAAGTGCCAGCAGCTGTTAGGTTTCCCATGGAAATGCCTGCTGGTTTTCCCGAAAACGTCCGGCTCAGTCCAGGACCTCGACCAGGCCTGCTGGTGTGCAAACCTGTGGAGATGAGTCACATCGCGCGCTACGAGCCCACCGTTGTCCTCTGTGAACAACGGGCCAGCGCCGATATAGAG TTAAGGGAAGATGGCAAAGTCCTGAAAAAGAAATCAGCAAATGCCGATACAgcaagtagtaataataacaataataagggaAAGAGGAGTCGCAGGAAGACTGAAAGTGTCTCAAG CGCTCCTGAACAAAAAGTTCAAGCACTTCCAGAAAGAGAGCGAGAACCCGACTGGAACACGGCGGGCCGTAACCTGCCGATGTCCCGCAACCGGAACCGCTGCTGCAACGCCCCCACGTCTGAGACGCCAAAGCCCGGACAGTGTGCCGACAACTCTGCCAGACAAAATG CAGGCCCGTGTCCCGCCCGCAGTCGCCGAAAGTGCGCCACAGACCGGCGCGGCGGGGCAATGTGCGAGTCGGGCTCGGACTCGGGCAGCTCCTCAGGCAGCGTGAGGGCCAGCAGGGGGAGCTGGGGCAGCTGGAGCAGTGCCAGTAGCATGGAGGGAGACAAGGAGGGCAGACACGCCTGCACTACCTCAGCTAGAAAAA GGGACTCAGTGCAGCACAGCATCTACACAGCAGAGCGAGACTCCTGCCAGGCTGTTAACGCCAACTACAAAGTCCTCAG TGCTTACCGCAAAGATCAGTGCCAAAGTCCAGATCCCGCAGCATTCAGCTTCGCTCCGAGCTTCGCCGCCGTCGCCGCAGGAGTGGAGCGTAACGCGG ACCTGACAGGTCACTACCTGCCTGAGGAGACGTGGTCGGCCCCCTCTGTGCCGCTCACCAACGAGTTCAGATACAACACCCCTGAAGTGCTGCCCTTCATCCCTCAGCCGACGTCGCCCAGGTCGTACAACGG GTTTGCATGGAGAAGCGCCAACAGTCCCTACATGTACTGCGAGGAAGGAAACTACATTG GTCCTGCAGGAAATGCACCTTTCTCGGGAGGTTTCACGCAGCAGGAGGTCCAAAACGTCCCCGGCAGTCAGGCCAGCTGGAGCGAGCAGCATCCCCAAGAGTCGCCTTCCACTTGGGAATCTGCGGCCTGTGTTGGCACCAAG CCGTACTTCTCAGGCACCCGCAGCCTGTCACCCATGTCCAGCCTCTTCGGCTCCATCTGGACGCCGCAGAGCTCCCCGTACCACCCCAGCCACTACCAGCACGAGCGCTCGGCCCCCATGTCGCCCGTCACGCCGCCTCACTCCCCCCTGGGGCGCGAGGCGGAGGCGACATGCAACGGGGGTGCCGGCATCCAGTACTCCAGCTTCAATCCATTCGGCCCTCACATGAACTTGGACATTTGGAACTCCTCCTCCAACCGCAGCTCCAACTCGCAGCTCTCCAACGACTCGGGATACTGCGGCGACGTTTGA